The genomic stretch AGCCGCGCCCGGGGCCCAGGCACCGTCCCACAAACCCCACCTGGCTGCAGGACCAGGGGGGTGGGAATCACCCGGATCCGGtgctctgccagccccccgCCCTCACCTCTGTCTCCAGCACCGCGTTCTCCTCCGCAGCCGCAGCCAGGGCCTCCAGCCGCCGCTTCTCCcgttttttcttctttttctcctttttctcctgcttcctctTGACCTCAGCCACCACCTCGCTCGCCTGGAGGAGGGGGAGCTCATCAGCATGGGAGGGGGGCCCAGCCCAGGGCCCGTCCCCACCCAGCCGCACGGTCGGATCAGCCTCATTAAATCAGTCTTTTGCCTCCACGGGGCGTCAGGACAGCGGTTTGACATCACGCCCGACGGCGGCGCCCTGCCCGTCTCCCCACAGCCTCACCTCCACCACGGCCTCCTTCATCACCTCCAGGTTCTTGCGGGGCGGCTCCCCCGTCTCGTAGAAGGCCAAGCGCTCCTCCACCTGCTCCCGCAGCTTGTCCCCGAAGACGCTGGTGGGGACTTctgtgggaggggagaggggctcagcaccccccaCCTGCCCTGCCCACCCCGCCACCCGACcctccccccagctctgctcagacCAGAGTCGTCACCATTCACACAGTGAGATGCTGTTGACGAAAAATGTTCCCATCATCGCAGAGGCCACCCAGGAGCCCCCGTCCCCCCGCGCAGGACCCCGTCCCCGCAGGCACCTGAGAAGCAGTCGATGCGGGAGGCGATGGTGCATTTGTTGGCCAGGTAGCGGGAGATGCGCCCCTTGTTCTTGGCAGCCGCTCGCCCGATGAAGGTGGAGTGGAAGATGAGCCCGTACTTGGGAGTGTTCCCTCGCGTCTTCAGAGCCCTGGAACCAGCCAGCGGAGCTGTTGGGGAGCGGGAGCGCCCGGGGCCAAGGGCACCCCCCACCGGAGCCCACTGCCGGCCGGCCGccctccaccagcagccccGGCTCTCACCCACAGGCAGCGCGGCACGACCTGCGGGACGTTcaccgccccccccagccccgctaACCTCCGGGGGTTCCCCGGGCACGGCCCCGCCACGGGGCACCCGCAAGCCAAGACACAGAGCCACGGTGGTCGCTCAGACTGGGGCTGGCCGATCACCCGCAGCGGGGGCTTGGTGCGTCACGGCCAGCAGCCCAGGGACCTGCCATCACCGCAACCACCCCGCAGCGGTACCTGAAGAGGGCCTTCTCGGCCCCCAGGATCTGCACCGTCGAGGCCGGGTACTTGGCCAGGTTCGTCAGGCTGCCGGCGTGCGAGATGAGGCGGGCGCCCACCTGGGACCGAACAGAGGAGGGTTACGGCTGCCCCCACCCAGGAGGCAGCCCCAGGCGcgcacagcccccccccgggccgggaTCAGCAGTGAGAGGTGTCAGCAGGACGACTCAGTGGATTGACAGATTCACTCGGACATCATCTCCGCAGCCCGGGGCAGCCTAGGCACACGCACGCTCGTACTCACCACCTCCCCGATGAGGGCCGAGAGGCTGGGAGCCACCTGGCTCATCTTGGAGCGGAGGTATTCCTGCAGGCCCTTGCGGTACTCGGACAGCGAGATGACGCGGCTGGAGAAGCTCTCAATGTTGATGAGGTCGAGGGGGGAGATGTCcatccctggggagggcagcgggCGCTGAACGGCACCTCCCGGGGCGGGCAGGACCCCTCCGCCCATGGCTCGCCCCTCGGGGAGCGCAGTGCCCCAGCAGAGCCGCCACTGCGGCCCCCACTCACCCATGGAGGAGCGGGAGGCCTCCAGGATGGCCTGCGCCTTGGCACTGTCCATGACGatctcctccagcccctccagGCTCTCCTCGCTCAGCTCCTTGCGGTTCCCGATGAACTTGGCCAGCCGGCAGTAGGTGTAGTTCTCGGAGACGATCTTGATCAGCTCGGGGAAGTGGTACCCATACCACTCCCTGCGGGGAGAGCGTCAGCAccgcagcccggcccggccgcccgcGCCCCACGTGTCCCCCCGACATGCTCTGGCTGAGGCACCGCTGCCCGGGCCGGGGCGCGTCCGAGGCGCTGCTCTCCCTCCCCGTTCTGTACAGGCAGCCGgaggggcagctgcctgcggtAAGCGTGGGGAGACGGGCCCGCCCCCCGacgccacccccccaccccggggacCCCGCTCACCGCACGCGCATGGAGAAGGTGTTGATGTCCTTGTCCAGCTGGTCCAGGAGGCTGATGGACTGGATGATCATGTTGTCCACGCGGTTCACGTTGAACTTCACCTTGGCCCGGGAGTAGCTGTGCCCCAGGCCCAGCTGGGCCTTGGAGGCCGACTGGGCGGTGAGGCCCTTCACCAGCGCGTGGAAATGCAGGCGGATCCCTGCGCGGGGACCCCGCCGTCACCCCTGTGGCTCGGGGACGGCCCCTAACGCCACCCCCGATGGCAgcgggtccccccccccccagctcctggagcCCCCCCCGGGGTGTCCCCTCACTCACCCCGCAGGAGCTCGGCCACGACCCCCCCGGTCTGGCACTGGTagcccagctcctccaggaTGGCCGCCCCGATCTTGGCGTCGGCGACCCCCAGCAGCGCCTTCTTCTTCTTGGCCGGCATGGAGGTCTCCAGCAGGAGCCGCAGGTCCTCGTGCAGGATCCctgcgggcggggcggggggggggtcagcGGGTCCCGGGGAGGGTCCCGGGGGGGGTTCCCGGCCCCCCGCCACCCCGCTCACCCTCGGACACGGCGTTGATGTTCTCCAGGGCGCTCTGGGCCGACTTGAAGGGGGCGAAGGCCACGAGCTTCACCACATTGTGGAACTTGCCGATGGTGAGGACGCTCTCCTCCACctgggggggcggcggcgccggTCAGGCcccggcgggacggggcggccccggggaacgtgcccccccccccccccgggcagcgCCGACCCGCTCCCCCCGCCGGGCCCCCCCCGCGGCCCGTACCtgcggcagcagcaggctgaTCTCCTCCACCTCCCGCACGGCGAAGAGCGCGTACCCGGCGGCGTGCTCGAACAGCACGTGGAGCAGCACCTGCACCGGGCACCGGTCACCGGGGGCTCGGGGCGGCCGcaggccccgctcccggcccaGCCCGcgctcccccgccccggcgcCGCACAGGAACCCCGGCGCCGGGCTCCGCAGCGCCCCGAGCCCGCGCACGCCCCTTCCCGGccaccccccggccccggcccggcccgatGCGGGCGGAtgcgcccggcccggcccggcggacACTCACCATCctgccgccgccaccgccgccaccgcccggAAGTGGCAGCTCCGCGCCGGAAGCCCGCCCAACTAGCCCGCTGCCAATCAGCGGCCACC from Balearica regulorum gibbericeps isolate bBalReg1 chromosome 4, bBalReg1.pri, whole genome shotgun sequence encodes the following:
- the NOP56 gene encoding nucleolar protein 56, producing the protein MVLLHVLFEHAAGYALFAVREVEEISLLLPQVEESVLTIGKFHNVVKLVAFAPFKSAQSALENINAVSEGILHEDLRLLLETSMPAKKKKALLGVADAKIGAAILEELGYQCQTGGVVAELLRGIRLHFHALVKGLTAQSASKAQLGLGHSYSRAKVKFNVNRVDNMIIQSISLLDQLDKDINTFSMRVREWYGYHFPELIKIVSENYTYCRLAKFIGNRKELSEESLEGLEEIVMDSAKAQAILEASRSSMGMDISPLDLINIESFSSRVISLSEYRKGLQEYLRSKMSQVAPSLSALIGEVVGARLISHAGSLTNLAKYPASTVQILGAEKALFRALKTRGNTPKYGLIFHSTFIGRAAAKNKGRISRYLANKCTIASRIDCFSEVPTSVFGDKLREQVEERLAFYETGEPPRKNLEVMKEAVVEASEVVAEVKRKQEKKEKKKKKREKRRLEALAAAAEENAVLETEENDIEPKKKKKKKKKEQELEAESEQEPEENGLEEEALPKKKRKLMVEADQEEEEEKKKKKKKKKEKARDSEED